AAAAGCTGTTAAGGAAAATAAATACAAAAACATAATTGACGTAACCAGCGATCCGGTCGTTTCAAGCGATATGCTTGAAAACCCTCATAGCGCCATAGTCGATTTGGCGCTCACCAAGGTGGTAGACGGCGATATGCTAAAAGTCGTCGCCTGGTACGATAACGAATGGGGATATTCTTGCCGTATGGCCGACTTGTGCGACTATATTTCTAAAAAAGGCCTGGTTTAATTACCGGCAAACCTACTCCGATATTATCGGCTTTTGGCATTAACTGCCTCTTTCTCCTACTCATTTAAACTATGGAAAAAAATATTCTGCAGAAGATAAAAAAAGCCGGGCTTATAGGCCGGGGAGGGGCTTGTTTTCCGGTCTGGGAAAAATGGTCGGCCGTTTATAATGAACTCTTAAAAAAGCCGGTCAAGGAGAGAAAATGCTATGTAATCTGCAATGCTTCCGAAGGCGAGCCGGACGTAAAAAAAGACCGGCATATTTTAAAAAAATTTCCCGAAACCGTCCTTAAAGGAATGATGGCGGCCGTTGATTTTTTAGGCGCCAGGCAGGGATATATATATCTAAATTCCCAATACTACCGGGAGATAGCGCCGCGGCTTGAAAAAATTATCGGAGATTATGCAATTGAAGTCTTGGAAAAGCCGCATAAGGCGGGCTACATTGGAGGCGAAGAATCGGCAATTCTAAACGCCATTGAAGGCAAGAAAATTGAGCCCCGGCTAAAGCCGCCTTTCCCTTTCAGTAAAGGCTTGTTCGGCCAGCCCACGCTTACCAACAACGTAGAAACATTTTATAACGTCGGGCGGCTCCTCCTTGCTAGCTACGAACCAAACCGCTTTATAACCATAACCGAACACTTTCCCAAATCTTACCTGGGGACAGTCATCCGCCTAAAAAATTTCGTAAA
The Patescibacteria group bacterium genome window above contains:
- a CDS encoding NADH-ubiquinone oxidoreductase-F iron-sulfur binding region domain-containing protein encodes the protein MEKNILQKIKKAGLIGRGGACFPVWEKWSAVYNELLKKPVKERKCYVICNASEGEPDVKKDRHILKKFPETVLKGMMAAVDFLGARQGYIYLNSQYYREIAPRLEKIIGDYAIEVLEKPHKAGYIGGEESAILNAIEGKKIEPRLKPPFPFSKGLFGQPTLTNNVETFYNVGRLLLASYEPNRFITITEHFPKSYLGTVIRLKNFVKKEVFLFPEDWSVKKILKASGRWPLYKFFVQVGGGASGIILNSNQLNSPVQGSGSISIFSLERHDPIELIRGWANFFQMESCGKCTPCREGTYRLKLELQNENPNWEIARELLDNLSEASFCGLGCAAPIAITGYFKNVFPLISGKDSGFSGEQVKAVCECFSE